In Microbacterium sp. SLBN-146, one genomic interval encodes:
- a CDS encoding OsmC family protein, translated as MSARYRTKATNRDGGTGITRIDGGLAVAVWNPLDPAADPDASNPEQLLALAWSTCLNATAQAIVGGERATAVSVEVELHEAVDRVGYEFHATAFVSAEGLDVDDTRSLAEAAHQRCPISRLLHSATTVSVEPAPYAA; from the coding sequence ATGAGCGCGAGGTATCGGACGAAGGCCACGAACCGCGACGGCGGTACGGGGATCACGCGTATCGACGGAGGGCTCGCCGTGGCGGTGTGGAACCCCCTCGACCCCGCGGCCGATCCTGACGCGAGCAACCCCGAGCAGCTCCTGGCGCTCGCGTGGTCCACGTGTCTCAACGCGACCGCCCAAGCGATCGTCGGCGGCGAACGGGCCACAGCCGTGAGTGTCGAGGTGGAGTTGCACGAGGCGGTGGACCGCGTCGGCTACGAATTCCACGCCACCGCCTTCGTGTCGGCGGAAGGGCTCGATGTCGACGACACGCGGTCGCTCGCGGAGGCGGCGCATCAGCGTTGTCCGATCTCCCGACTTCTGCACTCGGCGACGACGGTCTCGGTCGAGCCCGCTCCCTACGCCGCCTGA